AAGCCAGCGCCCGCGCCGAGGAAGCCGAGCGGGCGCTCGCCGACGCCGAGGAGGAGAGCGGCGGCTACGACTCCGACGACGCGGGCTTGCAGGAGCGCCGCGAAACAGCTGCCGAGGCACGCGATGCAGCGCGGGCTCGGGTGGAAGAGCTGGTCAAGGCCGAGCGGGCCGCGGAGCGCGAGATCGCTTCGTGGAAGGCCCGCGTCGAGGCGCTGTCGATGGGCTTGCAGCGCAAGGACGGCGCGGGCGCGCTCATGGCGGCCGGTGACCGGGTTCCCGGACTGCTCGGCTCGGTCGCGGCGCTGCTGACCGTCGAAGCCGGTGCGGAAGCCGCGCTGGCGGCGGCTCTCGGCGCGGTGGCCGATGCCGTCGCGGTGCGCGGCGTGACCGACGCGGTGGCCGCGCTGGAGATGCTCCGCGCCGACGAAGCGGGCCAGGCGGGGCTGCTCATCGGGACCGAGGTGGACCTCGACCGGTCGAGCTGGCCGCAGCTGCCCGGAACCGCCCGCTGGGCGGCGGATCTGATCTCCGCGCCGGAGGGCCTGCGCGCGGCGGTGCTCAAGGCCCTGGACCGGGTCGCCGTCGTCGATTCCCTGGCCGAGGCGGGCGAAATCGTCCAGCGCCACCCGGAAGTCCGCGCGGTGACGGCCGGTGGCGACGTGCTCGGCGCGCACTGGGCGATCGGCGGTGGCGAGAGCCGGCAGAGCGCCATCGAGGTGCAGGCCGCGGTCGACGAGGCCGAGCGCGAGCTCGCCGCGGCCCAGCGCCGCGCCGAACAGCACTCGGCCGCGCTGGAAGGCGCACGGGCGGAAGAGGAATCCCGCCGCGCCGAGGTCCGCGCCGTCCAGGAGCAGATCAACGACGCGAAGGTCCAGCGCGCCCGGAGCACCGAACGGCTCTCCAGCCTCCAGCGCGCGGCTCGCTCGGCGGCGGCCGACGTCGACCGCGCGCGCGATCAGCGGGTGAAGGTCGAGCAGGCCCGGGAGCAGTCCCTGGTCAAGCTCGCCGAGCTCGAAGAACGCCTGCGCGTGGTCAAGACCGAGCAGGACGAAGCAGCCGAGCCCGACACCGCCGATCGCGACCGGTTCAGCGCCGAGCTCAGCACCGTGCGCCAGCAGGAGATGGACGCCCGCCTCACCCAGCGCACGGCCGAAGAGCGCGCACGTGCGGTGCAGGGGCGCGCGGATCAGCTGCGCCGCGCAGCGCGGCACGAGCGCGAAGCGCGGGCTCGAGCGGAGGCGGCGCGCAAGGCGCGGGAACGCGCAGCGCGCGTGACGCAGGCCGTGGTCTCGGGCTGCGAGACGGCGTTGGAGCGCATCGCGCAGTCGCTGCGCGCGGCTACCGAGGAACGGGATGTCGCGCAGGCCAAGCAGAGCGAGCACGAGCAGGCGCTTGGCGTGATCCGGGCGCGGGTGCGGGAGCTCAGCGGTGAGCTGGAGAAGCTGACCGACGCGGTGCACCGCGACGAGGTCGTGCGCGCCGAGCAGCGGCTGCGCATCGAGCAGCTCGAAACCAAGATCATCGAAGATTTCGGCATCGGCCTCGACGACCTGGTGGACGAGTACGGGCCCACCGTGCCGATCCCGCCGGGCCCGGCCGAGATCGCCGAGTACGAGGCGGCCAAGGAGCGCGGCGAGGACGTCAGCGCACCGCCGCCGGTGCCGTTCGACCGCGCCACCCAGGAGCGCCGGGCCAAGCGCGCCGAGAAGGACCTCTCCCTGCTGGGCAAGGTGAATCCGCTCGCGCTGGAGGAGTTCGCCGCGCTGGAGGAGCGCTACAAGTTCCTGTCCACGCAGCTGGAAGACCTCAAGGACAGCCGCCGCGACCTGCTCAGCGTGGTCAAGGAGGTCGACGAGAAGATCCTGGAGGTCTTCTCCTCGGCGTTCGAGGACGTGGCGCGGGAGTTCGAGACGGTCTTCAAGGTCCTGTTCCCCGGCGGCGACGGGCGCCTGACGCTCACCGACTCCGAGGACATGCTGACCACCGGTGTCGAGGTCGAGGCACGCCCGCCGGGCAAGAAGGTCAAGCGGCTGTCGCTGCTGTCCGGTGGCGAGAAGTCGCTGACCGCGGTGGCCATGCTGGTGTCGATCTTCCGCGCCCGCCCCTCGCCGTTCTACGTGATGGACGAGGTCGAGGCGGCGCTGGACGACACCAACCTGCGCCGTCTGATCACCCTGCTCGACCAGCTGCGTACCACCTCGCAGCTGATCATCATCACGCACCAGAAGCCGACTATGGAGATCGCCGACGCCCTCTACGGCGTGACCATGCGCGGCGACGGCATCACGCAGGTCATCTCCCAGCGGCTGCGCGGTGAGGCGGAGAAGGACCCGTCACCGGACGCGCCCGCCGAAGGCGACGTCGCAGCCGTTCTGGACTAGGCGGCCGGTTCGGCAAAGCGGGCACAAGGCACCGGCACCGGTGCGGCCGGAAGCCGCACCGGTGCCGACGGGTTCTCAGAGGGTGTCTTCGATCTTGATCTGGCCGCGCTGGACGACCCACTTCTGGTTCTTGTTGGTGTCTCCGCAGCGCCAGAGGTGCACCTTGTCGCCGTTGTTGCGGGTGTTCCCGGCGTCCAGGCACATCTCCTTGCCGGTGCCCGCGGTGTCCTTGACGACTAGCTGGCCGTTGCGGAGGATCCACTTCTGGTTCTTGTTGGTGTCTCCGCAGCGCCAGAGGTGCACCTTGTCGCCGTTGTTGCGGGTGTTCCCGGCGTCCAGGCACATCTCCTGCCTGGTGCCGATGGTGTCGACGATCCTGATCTGGCTGCCGTCGATCGCGAACTTCTGGTTGTTGTTGCGATCGCCGCAGTCCCAGAGGTGCGACTTGTCGCCGTTGTTGCGAGTGCTCCCCACGTCGAGGCACTTGCTGCCCGTCGCGGCGGCGTTCAGCTCGGCGGACGTGGCGGCGGAGGCGGGGAGCGCGACCGCCGCGGCGAGTGAGACTGCGGCGGCTCCGACGACCGCGTAGCGGGCAAAGGCGGTACCGAGATGACTCACTTCGGTTGGTCCCTTCTTGGGCATGGCCGGGACGCGGAATCGCCGCCCCAGCACGAGAAGTCACTGCGTGTGACTGGCGGGAGATTATGGGGCGCCGTCGACGGCGCACCGCCGACACGACACGACACGCGAAGGATTCACACGATGGAACGGGGTGACGCGCCGGAGCGAAAACCTGCGTGGCCGCGCGGTTTTCGCGCACCACGGCCCGGATCGCCCCGCCGCCCGGAGTCGGCCCAGCAGGAATCGACGGCCCGGCCGACCAGCCGGTTCGCGTTCAGGCGGTGATGCCGAGGGCGTAGCCGACGCCGAAGGCGATCAGGGCCGCGACCGCGGCGGTGCCCGCCACCACCGGCCAGCCGGGGCGGTGGTTCACCCGGCGCGCCGGAATCCGCTGCGGCGCAGCGCGGTTCCACAGCTCCGGTCGCCGCAGCTCGGCGCGGCAGCGCTCGCAGTCGGCCAAGTGCGTGCGCATCACGAGCCACTCCACGTCGTCCAGCGATCCCGCGGAGTAG
This portion of the Saccharopolyspora antimicrobica genome encodes:
- the smc gene encoding chromosome segregation protein SMC, whose translation is MHLKSLTLKGFKSFASATTLRFEPGITCVVGPNGSGKSNVLDALRWVMGEQGAKDLRGGKMEDVIFAGTAGRAPLGRAEVTLTIDNTDGALPIDYTEVSITRRMFRDGASEYEINGSSCRLMDVQELLSDSGIGREMHVIVGQGQLASILQAKPEENRRLIEEAAGVLKHRKRKEKALRKLDAMQANLTRLTDLTGELRRQLKPLGKQAEIARKAQTVQADLRDARLRLIADDLVTARADLARDEADQETARAKRAEVERALQFAQSEEKTLEEQVAADAPRLHRAQETWYRLSALEERLNGTLRLAVERHRHLTAQTEEQRSGRDPDQLDAEAEEAAEQEIELREQLEEAREALHEVVQRRSELESALKQAEQAHLAAVRAIADRREGAARLSGQVESLRGKVSDTSDEIERLSDALEEASARAEEAERALADAEEESGGYDSDDAGLQERRETAAEARDAARARVEELVKAERAAEREIASWKARVEALSMGLQRKDGAGALMAAGDRVPGLLGSVAALLTVEAGAEAALAAALGAVADAVAVRGVTDAVAALEMLRADEAGQAGLLIGTEVDLDRSSWPQLPGTARWAADLISAPEGLRAAVLKALDRVAVVDSLAEAGEIVQRHPEVRAVTAGGDVLGAHWAIGGGESRQSAIEVQAAVDEAERELAAAQRRAEQHSAALEGARAEEESRRAEVRAVQEQINDAKVQRARSTERLSSLQRAARSAAADVDRARDQRVKVEQAREQSLVKLAELEERLRVVKTEQDEAAEPDTADRDRFSAELSTVRQQEMDARLTQRTAEERARAVQGRADQLRRAARHEREARARAEAARKARERAARVTQAVVSGCETALERIAQSLRAATEERDVAQAKQSEHEQALGVIRARVRELSGELEKLTDAVHRDEVVRAEQRLRIEQLETKIIEDFGIGLDDLVDEYGPTVPIPPGPAEIAEYEAAKERGEDVSAPPPVPFDRATQERRAKRAEKDLSLLGKVNPLALEEFAALEERYKFLSTQLEDLKDSRRDLLSVVKEVDEKILEVFSSAFEDVAREFETVFKVLFPGGDGRLTLTDSEDMLTTGVEVEARPPGKKVKRLSLLSGGEKSLTAVAMLVSIFRARPSPFYVMDEVEAALDDTNLRRLITLLDQLRTTSQLIIITHQKPTMEIADALYGVTMRGDGITQVISQRLRGEAEKDPSPDAPAEGDVAAVLD
- a CDS encoding RICIN domain-containing protein — protein: MSHLGTAFARYAVVGAAAVSLAAAVALPASAATSAELNAAATGSKCLDVGSTRNNGDKSHLWDCGDRNNNQKFAIDGSQIRIVDTIGTRQEMCLDAGNTRNNGDKVHLWRCGDTNKNQKWILRNGQLVVKDTAGTGKEMCLDAGNTRNNGDKVHLWRCGDTNKNQKWVVQRGQIKIEDTL
- a CDS encoding zf-HC2 domain-containing protein; amino-acid sequence: MVHEDEHAEFRAKLNAYSAGSLDDVEWLVMRTHLADCERCRAELRRPELWNRAAPQRIPARRVNHRPGWPVVAGTAAVAALIAFGVGYALGITA